In the Populus trichocarpa isolate Nisqually-1 chromosome 1, P.trichocarpa_v4.1, whole genome shotgun sequence genome, atgtgcttCATTGCAGATTTGATCGAGATTTGAGATGGAGAACAGGAGTTAAACTCATTCCAGTTGACTCTGATAGCTCTAACAACTTCATGGTTACAAGAGAAGCCTTGGAAAATGCCTATGAGATGGCACAATTAGACAACATTAAAGTAAAGGGCTTGCTCATAACAAACCCATCAAATCCGTTGGGTACCATCCTAGACAGGGAAACTCTACGAAGCATTGTGAGATTCATCAATGAAAAGAACATCCATTTAGTCTGTGATGAGATTTATGCAGCCACAGTTTTCAGCCAGCCTGATTTCATTAGCGTAGCGGAGATACTACAGGAAGATATTGAATGCAATCTTGATCTTGTACACATTGTTTACAGTCTCTCAAAGGACATGGGCTTCCCTGGCCTCAGGGTTGGCATTATCTATTCTTACAATGATGCAGTTGTGAGTTGCGCCCGCAAGATGTCAAGCTTCGGATTGGTATCCACACAAACTCAGTACCTGATAGCATCAATGCTATCGGATAATGAATTTGTGGAGATGTTCATTAGGGAAAGCAAAAGTAGATTAGCCGCAAGGTATAGAGTCTTCACTCGTGGACTTGATCAAGTAGGCATTGAGTGTTTGAAGACAAGTAATGCTGGCCTGTTTTTGTGGATGGATTTGAGTAGACTCCTCAAAGAGCAGACATTTGAAGCTGAAATGGAACTATGGCGAGTTATAATCCATGAAGTCAAGCTCAACGTTTCGCCGGGTTGCTCTTTTCATTGCTTGAAGCCAGGGtggtttagggtttgttttgcCAACATGGATGACGAGACCATGCAAGTAGCTTTGTCAAGAATTAAAACATTTGTCAATAAAGAGGCGGGCACCAAGAAGTCTAAGAAGAACTTGCGCTGGCAAGGCAGTCTTAAACTGCTCAACTCTCCTCGAATATACGATGATTTCATCAATTCTCCACACTCTCCTATACCTCAATCACCTCTTGTTCGAGCAAGGAATTAGATGGGCTCAGATGAAGATTCCTTGTTTAATTCTTTCCTAGCTCAGGATAGGTATTCAACTAAGTTTTTTTCCCCCCAATATTCATGCAATTCATGTTAAAATGGAACAGTTTCCTTTCTGTAGTTAGAGAAATTCTTAATGCGCTCATCAAGAGTATATGCTCCCTTGTACACATTAGGGTG is a window encoding:
- the LOC7472745 gene encoding 1-aminocyclopropane-1-carboxylate synthase, which produces MVFKLNSHLLSRIASSNGHGEDSPYFDGWKAYDTDPHHPTDNPNGVIQMGLAENQLCFDLIQDWLKKNPKASICSPEGLNEFREIAIFQDYHGLPEFRNAVANFMEKVRGNRVTFDPDRIVMSGGATGAHETIAFCLADPGEAFLVPTPYYPGFDRDLRWRTGVKLIPVDSDSSNNFMVTREALENAYEMAQLDNIKVKGLLITNPSNPLGTILDRETLRSIVRFINEKNIHLVCDEIYAATVFSQPDFISVAEILQEDIECNLDLVHIVYSLSKDMGFPGLRVGIIYSYNDAVVSCARKMSSFGLVSTQTQYLIASMLSDNEFVEMFIRESKSRLAARYRVFTRGLDQVGIECLKTSNAGLFLWMDLSRLLKEQTFEAEMELWRVIIHEVKLNVSPGCSFHCLKPGWFRVCFANMDDETMQVALSRIKTFVNKEAGTKKSKKNLRWQGSLKLLNSPRIYDDFINSPHSPIPQSPLVRARN